From the Microbacterium sp. W4I4 genome, one window contains:
- a CDS encoding DNA-3-methyladenine glycosylase, translating to MTGLRPVQRADLMGLPLQVAPRLLGATLSTSVDGVETHLRITEVEAYHGKGTGDVPDPGSHARMGPTARNATMWGEPGHLYVYLSHGIHSCVNVVCGPEGEAGGILLRAGEVVRGVDAAAERRGVALPLGRTALRDLARGPGRLGQAVGLRHALHDGIDIASGAEMNGAVARLLLDDQVQDVSAGPRVGVAGLAGTMAFPWRFWITGDPTVSPFRWGRGAAEAALGL from the coding sequence GTGACCGGCCTGCGTCCCGTGCAGCGCGCAGACCTGATGGGTCTGCCGCTGCAGGTCGCGCCGCGTCTGCTCGGCGCCACCCTGTCGACCTCGGTCGACGGCGTCGAGACGCACCTGCGCATCACCGAGGTCGAGGCGTATCACGGCAAGGGCACCGGCGACGTGCCCGACCCCGGCTCGCACGCACGGATGGGACCCACCGCCCGCAACGCCACGATGTGGGGCGAGCCCGGGCATCTCTACGTGTACCTGAGCCACGGCATCCACTCGTGCGTCAACGTCGTGTGCGGACCCGAGGGCGAGGCAGGAGGAATCCTGCTGCGCGCCGGCGAAGTGGTTCGCGGGGTGGATGCCGCCGCCGAGCGCCGTGGCGTCGCGCTGCCTCTCGGACGCACCGCGCTGCGCGACCTGGCCCGCGGGCCGGGGAGGCTCGGTCAGGCGGTCGGCCTGCGGCACGCGCTGCACGACGGCATCGACATCGCCTCGGGTGCGGAGATGAACGGCGCCGTCGCGCGCCTGCTGCTGGACGACCAGGTCCAGGACGTCTCAGCCGGTCCGCGCGTGGGCGTGGCAGGGCTCGCCGGCACCATGGCGTTCCCGTGGCGGTTCTGGATCACGGGTGATCCGACCGTCTCGCCGTTCCGGTGGGGACGCGGCGCCGCCGAGGCCGCACTCGGACTCTGA